The Cryptomeria japonica chromosome 2, Sugi_1.0, whole genome shotgun sequence region CCtacaaatcttttccaataaaaaaggtcagcatcttaatgcaccaataatcataatcattcccatcaaattctggaacgagcatatggttagaattcgacatgattaactttggcaaaattccaacaataaaactttaacccaaaacaattttacatgctctgataccacttgtagaattttgaacttgGCCTATCCTCTTTGAACCAACTGATTAACAGAAATAATAATAGAGAGAGCAAACAATAAcaaaaaaagaataaattgcaaaaagaaatcacaatttagaattcacacaccaatttctttaatTGCAGCATAATTAAAAGAATACAAAGCTTACATATTTATAGATTATTGGCTACTTGTAAAAGAAAGGTCTCTAAAAATAAAACATACACTAAAAATAGTGAGCATGCATAgcatgcaatatttggtgaaaaaagAAACCAATAGTTATGAGCTGCATGAAGTTGCATGCTCGAGCAGCATTAGTTATCAACAATATCTGGTTAATATCTTAGAACGGGAGAAATTTCGTGAAATATTCCTGTGTGAAACAGTAACTAACCTGGTGATACCCACTTTTGATATCAAGATGCAGTTTCCTATAATTTTCCCTAGCTATGAGGtatttattttattggatgatcTTGAATAATTCAACTATGTAGATGAAATATGTAAGAGGAATTTTAATATTGTACAATATATTCAGGCGAGCGATGATCCACTGAAGAATCCAAGTCTAATGGACGTACGTCGTTCCACAACTCCAGCTCCTACCTATTTTCCATCTCACCAGTTTACTATAAACTCCACTAATGGAGAGAGCATAGAGAGTAGAGAATTTAACTTGGTATATGGAGGAATAGCGGCTAACAATCCTGTAATGCTTATATTATAAACTTAAGGATTTTGATTAAAATTTTATTTGACATGAATATATTATAAGGGGGTGATAAAAGTTTACTAATAATGCAGACCTTGATGGCAATGAACCTAGTCATTCAAGAATCTCATCGTGGAACAAGAATCGGAGACAAAAaggtattttaattaattttgataccATTTACATAAGGGCCAATGGATTTACTTATACTGAGCAAACGTACAACCAATGACAGTTTCTTACAGTGATATTAACTTGGATTAACAGGACTTTATTGTGCTTTCTCTTGGAATGGGATTAGAAGAGGTTATTTAATGGGACGCGGAAAAGGCTACCACATGGGGCAGTTTGAAGTGGCTTACTAACAATGGAAGAACACCCCTTATAGAATCCATCATGAATTCAAGTTCAGACATGGTAGACATTCATACAGCTTTGATGCTCCACTCTGGCAAAGTACACTATCATAGAATCCAGGTTTTTTCACTTCTGGTTTCTTATTATTTTTACTAAAACAAAAAAGTGTCTGTCTCAATGTATGATTTTACAGATCGTATTTCTCCTCTCTTTTATGTCTGGTTAAGATATGGTCATTCATACTGTAGGAAAGGCAACTGAAAGGAGGCGAAGCAAAGATAGACCTCAGGAGCGATGAAAATTATCGTAGAATCCAGCTCTTTTTTATGGTTTCGAATATTCTTTCTTGGAATGAGAAAGTGTCTAGATTTGTAATTTCACAGACCCAATTTCTGCTTTAATTTTCGGTATGGTTAAGATGTGGGGCTTCATACTGTAGGAATGGAAACTATAAGGCAACAAAGCAAAGATGGACCTCAGTACGGATGAAAACCTGAGGAATCTTGTGAAGAAAGGGCAGGAGTTGTTGGATAAGCCTGTTAGAACTTTGGATCTAGAGACTGGACGTCCTCAGATAGTGGATAACAACTACACAAACAGGATGGCATTGACTAAGTATCTCCTATTACTCTCTAACTCTTCCTTGTATTTTCAGATTCTGGTTTCCTATCATTTTGTTCTCACCATAACTATCGATTTCCACTTGGTAGAATGGCTAAAAGACTCTCCAAGGAGAAGAAGTCGAGGGATATGagaagtgcttcttcttcttcaatttctgaaAATGGGCATTCCAATAGCCATAGTGTTGAAACAATGATCTGAACTTTCTCTCCCATTGCTAGAATTTCTTGTAGAGTTTTTAATAAGAAAACATATCACGGTGCTTGTGATTTATGTACTGAAAAATAGTTCGCCTTAAGATTCCGCGGCATCCTATCTGTCTCAATGTAAATTTGACTAAGATTGTTGTGTGTTTTTTTAGTACAAGATGATGGTCCATTGCCCTTTTTTTCAATTATGAGTTATAAAAAATTTCACCAAGTATTTTTCCGGCTGCATTTATAGGGAAGATATTTTTGTACCTGTTTTTGCCCATCTACATAGGTATCATATAGTTGTGTCTATTTTTGCTAAATGATAATTTTATGTTTTGTATACATTCATAGAATTGGATTGAACTAATGGATAACCAGGCAAACTAAGGTATATTATTTATAAACAAGGATGGATATGAGGATTAGTTTTTATTATTGTTGTACTAAATAGTTGTTGTTTGATTTTTATTACTGGTTGACATGTTTAGTTATTGGTTTGACTAAAAGAAATAAATGGTTTTCTAATTATTCAAAGGGTTTCTAATTTAAGGATGTGTGCATTATTTATCAAAGAAGAGTATTTTTTCAATTGCGATTAGTTCTTTAATTTGAAGAAATAATACTTCTTCTTGTTCCTATTCATCAATTTCCTAATCTTTAGATTCTATTTTTTTGGGCAAAACTAACAAGTTATGACGAGGAAGAGGTACTATATTCTTATCTCATAAAAAAATAACATCCCTGCTAATGCACACTTTCTACGTTATTACATTCATATGCTGATATGATTTCAACCCTAAATTATATGtaagaaaaaattatttcaaagACATCATATAATTTTATCCTTTGTAATATGGGAACATGCATGTAATTTTTACTTCCATTTATACACCAAAATGTGATATAGAGGGCTTCCTCTTGATCCAATCTTTTTAGGCGTGGTATTTTCAATATGTTTGGTGGGTGCTTGATTCAATAAATTCACAATTTTGTGAACCATTTCAAACCTAAATGAAAGGGAAAGATCTACATCCTTCAACATATATAATAGTATTTTGTATAGTAGTATCATTATACCGCTTTGTAACATAATTTTATTGAGATGTATACCAATGGTCAGATATCTTTGAATCTCATGTTCTAAATGATATTTTAAAAACTCGTTGTGAATTTCCACCTAATCTAAACAAAGGGATCCAAGATAATGACTTAATCATCTTTTTGGAAGGGCtcaaaattcttctaatttcttaagTGCTTTATTTTTTTGAGCCAAGTAATAGACCCACACTTTCCTAGAATATTCATTGACAAATTGAGCAGAAAATACATAGCATTGTGATGACATGAATGGATTGACCTAAACGAATTAATATGAACTATTTCTAATGAGCCTAAATATCTACTCTTTATAGTAGGAAACATTTCTAATGAACTAGCATGTGTGGCAGGGTCAGATAATGACTCCAACAACTATCTCGAATGTGGGTTTGAGCAAGAGATTAGTGTTGATGATGCCTTAGAGAATGTATTAGGTTGGAAGGCTCAAAGATATGAGGATGTCTTGGCTCGTTCCCCCCCTCTATTTTAGGTCTACATGAGGGTTTTCTAGTTGCTCCTCTAGTTGATGTTCAAGCAAATATTGTTGATATTAAAGTCCATGCTGGTGGTGTCATGGCCAAACCCCTCTTGGTTGGTGTTGCACCCTTTGTTTCTATGGGGTGTTTGTAGATCTCTGTAGAATTTAGTATTGTTGACCCTATGGGTGGCTTCTCCAATATTGAGGATACTATTTCTTTAGATTCTAGAAATAATTTGGCAGAAAGTATAGATCTAAATGAGGGTTGTCTTGAGAAACCCAGTGGGGTAGTTAGTGATACCAAGAAAAATGGTAACAATACTAATATGAATATGggtttggaagttcctcatgattcAACTATACCTACAAGCTCTATGAAGGATGGCCCCTTTGTATTTTCTCCTCGTGTGACTTCTTTTGCTACAAGTTTTTTTCCTCTCTATGGATATGAGATTATTGAGGACATTCCCAGCTCCTTtattgatgaatctttgaaagggATAGGCATTTCTCTTGTTGGCAAATTTTTTGGTGATATCCCTCATATTGACACTATTAGAAGATGGACCTTAAGATTTTAGAAGTTGAAAAGACAAGTTAAAGTAACaagtatgatggatgattttttactattttccttttctaattttgaGGACTATGGTAGGATCCTAAGTGGGGGACCTTGTTTCTTGGTCTTAAATGGTCTTTGTTTGTCCAAGTGGTCTCTTAGTTTCAATCATCAGATTGACTTTAACCTCCCCCTTTGGCTCATGGTGTTGGATATGCCCTTGAAGTTATTGAGTGCAAAGATTCTCATGTCTATTGTCAACTTTCTTGGACAATTTTATATTATTGGTCTCATTACTAGATTAATGAAGTTTTTGTTGTATGCAAGATTTTTTGTGCTAGTAGAACAAGATAAGGTTCTCCCTTCTTATGTTACTCTATCTTCTAATTACGGTACACATACACAACAAATTAAATACAAAAGTTCCCTTAGTTTTTGTAATATTTGTGGTCAAGTAGGTCCTAAGTGTACTACTTGGATGACCAAGAATAACACCCAACTTATAtagagaaaaatatacaagaaccATCTAACATGAATGAAAAAATAAGGTATTGTAAGGGGAATCTTCCTTCTCCTACTAAATTTGCAAATGTACAAAAGGATTGCAATAGAGGTATGATGGATTTTTACAAGGAAAGATGTTTGGAATAGATGGTGCAATAGAAAGTATTTTCTGCCACTAATGATGGTAGGAATATGGATTCCTCATTAAATATAGGGAGGACTAATGATGGTGTTGCAAGTAACTCTTCCAATCCTAAGAAAAAATATGTGAAGAAGGAAACAACAAGAACTATCCTACAAGGAGCCTAAAGATGGAAGCTCCATCCAATTTTACAAAGCTAAAAGATGAAAAAACCATTATGTTCTCGACTATTATTTAAAAATTCAAGCTAGCAAATCATGAACTAGATTTTTTGAAACACAAAATTTTTGTGAAGTTTCTAAACCACCCCAATGGGTTGGCTAGCTAGTTGCATCATTTGTTTTTGTTTACCATTTTGATATAGTGTGATGTGTAAGTTCTTTTGTTTGTTGCAATTTTTGGTCCCTCATCTAAGTTGTTTCTTGTTGTATTTCTAAGATTTTACTCAAGTGTTTATGTTTTTGGGCCCTTTGAAAACCTTATTTTTGTTTTGTCACTAGTGATTGCTACCTTTCTCTCCAAGCCTATCTTTATATGGTTTGTTTTTTTATTTGTAATGAGTTGGAGCTCTTCCCAATTAACCTAATAAAAAACTAAACTAAGGatataaaattgaatttgatgaaatttttacgcatttcttcatcttctcaaaactCCCAAGGCTTGCAATAACTCTAATCTCAACATGAGGTACTTGTTCACCATTCCTTCTACTTCTTTTAGATTCCTTCTTATACCAAGCTCACCTATATAAACAAATGCTCCTTTAAAAGTTTCATCTACTCTTCACTTTACATTAATCAAGCTTTTTGTGTTTTATATTAAATCAACCTTATGTTCCACCACAAATTCATGTAGACACATAAACAGTTGGCAAGAAAAAACTTGGATGCATCACTTTATCATTTCCAAACACCTTGCAAGTTTTCAATGCCTATTTGAAGTCACCTTTCATGAAAATAAGATTGACTTTTCCCACAAACAAGGGAGTTAAGTTTTGCTAAATAATGTCACTAGTCTTCTTAGTATAATTTAGATGGATCtcttcattatcctttatcattgcCAAACACCTAGCAAGTTTATAATGCCTCCTTGAAATTTCCCTTCTTGTTGAGCATTTCAATGGATGAAATGTGGTTTCCATTTCATATAGCCATTTCTAAGCTATTTCTCAATGTTGGGGGGATTTTTCAATATTTATGGCAAAAATGAATAAAAATTCTACcatttttctcaaaaaaaattatttatttgtaagatatgattatgttttctattttaatttgattataagAACTTGGTGTTAAGTAACTTGGCATCATACAATTTTTGTTTTatacaaatttattttatttatattttttttaaattatactttcttaaatttatatttctatttttattaaagtttttttttttttggaaaaagaggtaaaaattgattaattaaaataaatatttagtacAATAGACAAAATATCACCACCAAGCATAGATTTCtaaaaaacaccaaaaaattgaccacaataatttttattataaataataaagaaagttaatattatattatatttctataattttttattcttaaaattaatttagaaaatTATTATGTAATATAACAgattaaaattttagaaaatttacATGTATATGCAATCTATTTCTTATAAGCAACTTCTAACTATTTCACTTTTCATCATATTGCCATTACAATTGCGATTTTGTTTTCTCATTTCTGATAATATAACCTTTGTAAGATCTATTCTTCCAAACTATAATACTGAAACGTTTCCTCATTTCGAATCACAATAGTTTGAATATATATTGATACTATTTATTGAACTCGTTCATGAATCCCTAAACATTATTCTTAAAttctttttgttttcaactttattAGACTTGATATGATCTTAAATGGTCATGAATGAGATGACATATTCGTAGAAAAGGGAAGCCTTTAATAAATCAAATCGTAAAACCATTCAAAGTCTCTATGAAATAAAATGAACTATTTTAAAGTGGAGAAGTGAAATCTATTTAAATATAATTTGTTTGCACAATTTTCCCACATGGAAAGGTTTTAGGATATCAATAGTAGCTCACATGGAAGTTGAACTTATCCAAAGATATAGGAGATTAAAAATCCTGTGAAAGTTCTTAGCATTCATTGAATATCTTCAAATGAATTAAAAATCACATTAAAGTTCTATGAGAATgattaaatattgaaagaaagaagcTTGTAAAAAAAAACAGAGAGGAGGTTAGCGACATTATATTCATTGGTGAAAATAGGAATGCAACACCTTTTGACATAGCAACAAAGTTcatattctcttttctttttctatttttttctactCTAAAAAAATAAGTCACTTAAAGAGAGTTGAAGAaacaaggttctacaaaattttacTTTGAAACATAGATTTAGTTTTATTAAAATTGTGtagatttaaattaattatttaacatTTCTTGAGTAATAATATGAGCAGTAAATTTGTTACCAAGAGGATCCAATTTACTAtaaaatatatgtatattaatGAGAGACGAACAATCCCAATTAATGTAAATCATTggaaaaaaaatatggaaaaaaaaaacTGAGAGAGAAATACAAACTCTATGTTTCTAATGATATTCCAAAAATTAGTTAAAATGTAAAAGCtatacatattttttaattttaatttttttcagccCATCTAAATTTGAAACAAgataaatttttttgttttagaTCTCATtgtacaaataaaaaatataataataatgaatAATTTTTCTCCAAGTTAAATTGGAAGTGCGCTcaattttatgctttttaggatgtattcaaattagaaaaaaatcatatatattttATTG contains the following coding sequences:
- the LOC131053793 gene encoding patatin-like protein 2, whose product is MAARRLSQIKFSRDDGVRILSVDGGGVRGLIPLQSLKFLEKELQIRDGEDARLADYFNIMAGTSTGGLITTMLATPDLNDQKNNRPYTTQKIEEFYLKNASSIFPQPSISYQQYLVNILEREKFREIFLCETVTNLVIPTFDIKMQFPIIFPSYEASDDPLKNPSLMDVRRSTTPAPTYFPSHQFTINSTNGESIESREFNLVYGGIAANNPTLMAMNLVIQESHRGTRIGDKKDFIVLSLGMGLEEERQLKGGEAKIDLRSDENYRRIQLFFMVSNILSWNEKVSRFVISQTQFLL